In Candidatus Polarisedimenticolaceae bacterium, the following are encoded in one genomic region:
- a CDS encoding aminotransferase class V-fold PLP-dependent enzyme, whose product MKTLLHDATDRALAFLEELPHRRVAPPVDLAALRATMGGPLPERGIAAGEVLAHLDDAARPGLVASGGPRFFGFVIGGSHPVALASDWLASTWDQNHGFYVLSPPASVAEEVAARWLLELLGLPSRSSVAFVTGAQMANFTALAAARHDVLRRAGWDVETQGLAGSPGIDVVASDESHITVFRALRYLGLGTGNVLRVESDDQGRIVPSSLRSVLDACRRPVVVCAQAGDVNSGAFDPFDEIVPLVRERDGWLHVDGAFGLWAAASPGRRHLVRGVAGADSWSVDAHKWLNVPYDCGIAIVADPEPHRASMSTTTSYLIKSGGAERDPADWTPEFSRRARGIPVYATLRHLGRSGVAELVERCCALTRRFVDRLTASPEVTVLNEVVLNQALLRFRDDDATTREVIARVQQEGTCWLGGTTWKGRAAMRISLVNHLTTEDDVDRSAAAILGCLAEVA is encoded by the coding sequence ATGAAGACCCTGCTCCACGACGCGACGGACCGAGCCCTCGCCTTCCTCGAGGAGTTGCCGCACCGCCGGGTCGCCCCGCCGGTCGACCTCGCCGCCCTTCGCGCGACGATGGGCGGCCCCCTCCCCGAGCGCGGGATCGCGGCCGGCGAGGTCCTCGCGCATCTCGACGACGCCGCACGCCCGGGGCTCGTCGCCTCCGGCGGGCCGAGGTTCTTCGGGTTCGTGATCGGGGGATCGCACCCGGTCGCGCTCGCCTCCGACTGGCTCGCGTCGACCTGGGACCAGAACCACGGCTTCTACGTCCTCTCCCCGCCGGCGTCGGTCGCCGAGGAGGTCGCCGCGCGGTGGCTGCTCGAGCTGCTCGGCCTTCCCTCCCGGTCGAGCGTCGCGTTCGTGACCGGCGCGCAGATGGCGAATTTCACCGCCCTCGCCGCCGCGCGCCACGACGTCCTGCGCCGCGCGGGGTGGGACGTCGAGACGCAGGGGCTCGCCGGTTCTCCCGGAATCGACGTGGTCGCGAGCGACGAGTCGCACATCACGGTCTTCCGGGCGCTTCGTTACCTCGGGCTCGGCACCGGAAACGTGCTCCGCGTCGAGAGCGACGACCAGGGGAGGATCGTCCCGTCGTCGCTGCGCTCGGTGCTGGACGCGTGCCGCCGCCCGGTCGTCGTGTGCGCGCAGGCCGGCGACGTGAATTCCGGCGCCTTCGACCCGTTCGACGAGATCGTCCCCCTCGTGCGCGAACGCGACGGGTGGCTGCACGTCGACGGCGCCTTCGGGTTGTGGGCGGCGGCGAGCCCGGGCCGCCGGCACCTCGTGCGCGGCGTCGCGGGGGCGGACTCGTGGTCCGTCGACGCCCACAAGTGGCTCAACGTCCCGTACGACTGCGGGATCGCGATCGTCGCCGACCCGGAGCCCCACCGCGCGTCGATGTCCACGACGACCTCGTATCTGATCAAGTCCGGCGGTGCCGAGCGCGACCCGGCCGACTGGACGCCGGAGTTCTCGCGGCGCGCGCGCGGGATCCCCGTCTACGCCACCTTGCGCCACCTCGGCCGCTCGGGCGTCGCCGAGCTCGTCGAGCGATGCTGCGCGTTGACCCGCCGCTTCGTCGATCGGCTGACGGCCTCCCCCGAGGTGACCGTCCTGAACGAGGTGGTCCTCAACCAGGCCCTGCTCCGCTTCCGCGACGACGATGCGACCACCCGCGAGGTGATCGCGCGCGTGCAACAGGAAGGGACCTGCTGGCTGGGGGGCACGACGTGGAAGGGGCGCGCCGCGATGCGGATCTCCCTCGTCAACCACCTCACGACCGAGGACGACGTCGACCGCTCGGCGGCGGCGATTCTCGGGTGCCTGGCGGAGGTCGC
- a CDS encoding DUF367 domain-containing protein: MDILIVHDLREPARKCSVTPLRGMDGVRFVPSVGGRRVEVGRRIWLHPDGEELGPPDRGLGLLLIDCAWHRVPTLARRIDGDLVRRRLPKLVTAYPRKSKLGRDPEHGLASVEALYAAVALLEGARPDLLAHYRWAGAFLAANPGLPRIST; this comes from the coding sequence GTGGACATCCTGATCGTTCACGACCTGCGCGAGCCGGCCAGGAAGTGCTCCGTCACGCCGCTTCGGGGGATGGACGGGGTGCGCTTCGTCCCTTCCGTCGGCGGCAGGCGCGTGGAGGTCGGGCGGCGCATCTGGCTCCACCCGGACGGGGAGGAGCTCGGGCCGCCGGACCGCGGCCTCGGCCTGCTGTTGATCGACTGCGCGTGGCACCGCGTGCCGACGCTCGCGCGCCGCATCGACGGAGATCTCGTCCGCCGCCGCCTGCCGAAGCTCGTCACCGCGTACCCGCGCAAGAGCAAGCTCGGCCGCGACCCCGAGCACGGCCTGGCCTCGGTCGAGGCGCTCTACGCCGCGGTCGCGCTCCTCGAGGGCGCGCGACCGGACCTGCTGGCGCACTACCGCTGGGCCGGGGCGTTCCTCGCGGCGAACCCGGGGCTCCCGCGGATCAGTACGTGA